A segment of the Flavobacteriales bacterium genome:
TTCCTGGATGCGCGACTGAAGGAGGAAGAAGCCACCAAGCCGAAGGAGCAACGAAGCGAGATGGGCTTGATCGACCGCCTGAAGTTCGTGCTCGACAACCCCTTCGAGCGCATCACTTACTCCGACGCAATAGAGATCCTGCTGCGCAGCAAACCGCACCAGAAAGGGCAATTCCAGTTCCCCGTGGAATGGGGCATAGATCTGCAGAGCGAGCACGAGCGCTACCTCGTCGAGAAGCACTTCAAGAAGCCGGTGATCGTGACGGGCTACCCCGGAAAGATCAAGGCCTTCTACATGCGCACCAACGGCCCCGGTGACTTCGGCTACAGCGACAAGGGCACCACCGTAGCCGCCATGGATGTGCTCTTCCCCGGCATCGGCGAAATCATCGGTGGCAGTCAGCGCGAGGAGCGCCTGGATGTGCTGGAAGCGCGCATGAAGGAGATGCACGTTCCTGCGGAAGAACTCTGGTGGTATCTGGACACGCGCCGATTCGGCACCGTGCCGCACGCGGGCTTCGGGCTGGGGCTGGAGCGCTTCGTGCTATTCGTTACCGGCATGGGGAATATCCGGGATGTGATCCCCTTCCCGCGGGCGCCGAAGAGCGCGGAGTTCTAGCCCCTCCCGATCCTCACGCTCGTCATCGTTAGCGAACCCGCCAGTGCCTTGTCGTTGAAGAGCGTGGCCTGCTCATCCTTCTGCTGCAGTGCCAGGGCGTAGAGCAAAGGCAAGAAGTGCTCGCTGCTGTTGATGGCCAGTTCGAAGGCCTGGCCCTGATCGTGGAATTCGATCAATGGCTTGTGGTCCCCGGTGGTGATGGCCCGTTTCATCCTTTCGCTGGCCTCTTGTGCCCAATCGTAGGCGAAGGGCTGATTGAGCTTGTTCCAATCGACCATGCCCAGGTTATGCACCATGTTGCCGCTTCCGATGATTAGGACGCCCTTATCACGCAGCGCACCGAGTTCCTCGGCCAGCGCATAATGCTTCTCCGGTGAGAGCGAGCGGTCGAGGCTCAATTGGATGATGGGCACATCGGCGTTCGGGTACAGGTGTTTCACCACGCTCCACGCGCCATGATCGAGGCCCCAACTCTGGTCCAGGCCGACGGATGCGCCCTTCACCGCTTGCTTCACCTCCTCTGCGAGCTTGGGGTCACCGGGTGCGGGATACTGCACATCGAACAGCGCCTTGGGGAACCCGCCGAAGTCGTGGATGGTGCGCGGCTTGGCCATCGCGGTCACATAGGTGCCCCGCGTCTCCCAATGCGCGCTCACGCAGATGATCGCCTGCGGCTTCGGGATCTCCGCCGCCAGCTTCCGGAAGCCCTGTACGAACTCGTTCTCTTCGATGGCGTTCATCGGGCTGCCGTGACCGAGGAAGAGTACGGGCAAGCGCTCGGTCGGGCCCAGCGGGTCGGTGATGCGCGCGAGCTCATTGAGTTTCATGGCGGCTCCGGCCAAGGGCATCGCGGCGAGTGAAAGGAGGAAATCCTTGCGGTGCATGGCGGTGGAACAAAGGTGCGCCTGCGATGTTCTGAACAGGTCGCCAGCGTCGCTAAGAAACGCAAGCGATCTTCGCCGCCATGCCCCGCCTCTTCTACTATCTCGGCACCTGCTCCACCTGCGAGCGCATCATGAAAGGCATCAACCTCAAGGGCTTTGCCTTGCGCGAGATCAAAGGCGATCCAATCACGGCGAAGGAACTCGACCACATGAAGAAGCTTGCGGGCAGCTACGAAGCGCTCTTCAGCCGCGTGGCCTTGAAGTACCGCGCACTCGGGCTGAACACGATGACGCTCACCGAGAAGGACTACCGCAAGTACATCCTGCAGGAGTACACGTTCCTGAAGCGGCCGGTGATGGTGCTCGATGACCGGATCCTCATCGGAAACGCGCCCAAGGTGACGGAAGCGATGACCGACGCTGCACGGACGCTGGTTGCATGAGGCATTTGGATAGCTGATGCCATGAAGCACGAAGCCCGCGCTGGCGATCCAACGCGGGCTTCGGCGATGCGTGCGATCCGCTCAGCGCTGCACTACCAGCTTGGCTTGGCGCAGGGCCGCGCCATCGGCAACGATCAACGTGTAGATGCCGGCAGGCAGTGCATCCACCATGAGTACGCTGTTCATCAGATTGCCTTGCTGCATGGTGCGGCCCATCGCATCGCAGACCGCATAAGCGGCGCGCGCATCATCGACTGCCACGCGCACGAGATCC
Coding sequences within it:
- the ygiD gene encoding 4,5-DOPA dioxygenase extradiol, producing MHRKDFLLSLAAMPLAGAAMKLNELARITDPLGPTERLPVLFLGHGSPMNAIEENEFVQGFRKLAAEIPKPQAIICVSAHWETRGTYVTAMAKPRTIHDFGGFPKALFDVQYPAPGDPKLAEEVKQAVKGASVGLDQSWGLDHGAWSVVKHLYPNADVPIIQLSLDRSLSPEKHYALAEELGALRDKGVLIIGSGNMVHNLGMVDWNKLNQPFAYDWAQEASERMKRAITTGDHKPLIEFHDQGQAFELAINSSEHFLPLLYALALQQKDEQATLFNDKALAGSLTMTSVRIGRG
- a CDS encoding arsenate reductase, coding for MPRLFYYLGTCSTCERIMKGINLKGFALREIKGDPITAKELDHMKKLAGSYEALFSRVALKYRALGLNTMTLTEKDYRKYILQEYTFLKRPVMVLDDRILIGNAPKVTEAMTDAARTLVA